A genomic window from Cydia amplana chromosome 3, ilCydAmpl1.1, whole genome shotgun sequence includes:
- the LOC134662743 gene encoding uncharacterized protein LOC134662743, with translation MGVGKIPEFDVKAGNWTMYCERLEMYFLANDIKDEVKLPTLIAVMGEDAYQLLSTLASPKQPSSLTFTNAVKLLKDHLQPKPSILAERYRFRQRRQAEGESVAEYVAELKKLAKTCDFGTSLEDNLRDQLVCGIVSESTRQRLFAEDGIGYSRAVSLATTLEAAEKNAVAVDRDAKVITGVHKLEANHKCMACGEIGHKTEGCKYKNFKCSMCKNIDHLRRMCPEKNARFGVTETAGSQSQSRGDGVIYNGSGARGNRSAGRGGSGRGRGRGGARAAEAQTTIGCTRTGHQLTRHESLFDGTLGRYTGGTVRLHVRPGGGPVFCRARPVPFALRPRVDAELDAMLEAGVIRPVSRSDWATPLVIARKADGGIRLCADYKVMKELHDTHMGVVKTKALARSYVWWPGVDEAVEAACGGCEVCASVAMASAPPGHAPSPWPWPNRPWRRNSSLIVPQVDRGELEPEERPAEPIRAGASEAATKDASPQAAAVDQPQVATDMGDNMCPPKRVPKPPIRFGFEEYF, from the exons ATGGGCGTCGGCAAAATACCCGAGTTTGACGTGAAAGCTGGAAATTGGACTATGTACTGTGAGAGGTTAGAAATGTATTTCCTCGCGAACGATATTAAGGATGAAGTGAAGTTGCCAACATTAATCGCCGTAATGGGAGAAGATGCATATCAATTGTTATCTACGTTAGCAAGCCCCAAACAACCTTCATCTTTGACCTTCACTAACGCGGTGAAGCTGCTAAAGGATCACTTGCAACCGAAGCCCTCCATCTTGGCCGAACGCTACAGATTTCGACAGCGGCGCCAGGCAGAGGGAGAGAGTGTAGCTGAGTATGTGGCTGAACTGAAGAAGTTAGCAAAAACATGCGATTTTGGTACCTCGTTAGAAGATAATCTTCGCGACCAACTTGTTTGTGGCATTGTCAGTGAGTCGACGCGGCAAAGATTGTTTGCGGAGGACGGAATTGGCTACTCGAGGGCGGTCAGCTTGGCTACGACACTGGAGGCGGCAGAAAAGAATGCAGTCGCCGTAGATCGTGACGCTAAGGTTATCACGGGTGTACATAAACTAGAAGCGAACCATAAATGTATGGCGTGCGGGGAGATTGGGCATAAAACGGAAGGCTGTAAATATAAAAACTTTAAGTGTAGTATGTGCAAAAACATAGACCACTTAAGAAGGATGTGCCCTGAGAAAAATGCAAGATTCGGAGTGACGGAAACGGCGGGCAGCCAGTCACAATCACGCGGAGACGGCGTGATCTATAACGGTAGCGGAGCACGCGGTAACCGATCAGCTGGGAGAGGCGgcagcgggcgcgggcgcgggcgcggaggGGCTCGGGCCGCCGAGGCACAAACAACTATTGGGTGCACGCGCACCGGGCATCAGCTGACGAG GCATGAGTCATTGTTTGACGGCACCCTGGGGCGGTACACGGGCGGCACGGTGCGGCTGCATGTACGCCCGGGCGGGGGCCCGGTGTTCTGCCGCGCGCGGCCGGTGCCGTTTGCGCTGCGGCCGCGCGTTGACGCCGAGCTTGACGCCATGCTTGAAGCGGGCGTCATCCGGCCCGTCAGCCGCTCCGACTGGGCCACTCCTCTGGTGATTGCTCGTAAGGCGGACGGCGGAATACGGCTGTGTGCGGACTATAAG GTAATGAAAGAGCTGCACGACACACACATGGGTGTTGTTAAAACAAAGGCGTTAGCACGGAGCTACGTGTGGTGGCCGGGAGTGGACGAGGCTGTGGAGGCGGCCTGCGGCGGCTGCGAGGTGTGCGCCAGCGTGGCAATGGCAAGCGCGCCGCCCGGCCACGCACCGAGCCCCTGGCCATGGCCCAATCGCCCATGG CGTAGAAATAGCTCATTAATTGTTCCGCAAGTAGATAGAGGCGAGCTGGAACCAGAGGAACGACCAGCGGAGCCGATTAGAGCTGGCGCGAGCGAGGCTGCGACTAAAGACGCTTCCCCGCAGGCTGCCGCCGTGGACCAGCCCCAGGTTGCAACCGATATGGGTGATAATATGTGTCCACCTAAAAGGGTACCTAAACCTCCTATACGTTTCGGATTTGAGGAATATTTTTAG